DNA from Candidatus Methylomirabilis limnetica:
GGCAAGGGTACCGGGCCCTCTACTGGCGTCTCTCCCGACTCTTCCATGCCTTGGCCCTCGCGCGGGCTGATGGGACGTACGCCCGGCTCCTCGCGACGCTGGCCCGGGTGGACGTCTTGCTCTTGGACGACTTCGGCCTGGCCCCCCTGCAGGAGGCCGAACGCCGCGACCTCCTGGAGATCCTGGAGGACCGATACGGCACCCGCTCGACGATCGTCACCAGCCAATTGCCCCCGGCGCATTGGCATGAGGCGATCGGAGAGCCGACCCTCGCGGATGCTATTTGTGATAGACTCCTTCACAACAGCCACCGTGTCATGCTACAAGGACCCTCACAGCGAAAGGAGAAGAAGCTCGAAGCCTAACGGACTCCCAGCGTCGCTTCGCTTCCGTTCACGATGACCGATCTGGGTGTTCACGATGGAGCGATCTAGGTGTTCACGATGAGTGAAATGCGCAGCCAATCATCGACCCGACTATTTTCCGAGTCTATTCACGCCCAGGAAAACCAATAGTTGTCAACTACACCTTCATGCCAGTTTTACGGTGCGCACCCGGTAACCTTCGAAGTCGAGGTGAAAAACCGCGCGAACCGATGCGGAACAAGCGCAGTCTCATTGTTCGTAGACATCTCTGCGGTGGGCAATCCGGGTGACGCTCACCGTCTTATGGTCATCATCAATAATGTACACGATACGATGATCGCCGAATCGGATACGCCAGAGATCCTTGTATCCGCGCAGTTTCTTGCAGGCTGACGGTCTTGGACTAA
Protein-coding regions in this window:
- a CDS encoding type II toxin-antitoxin system RelE family toxin gives rise to the protein MARYTLDIKPSARKELERLSDKLLANLVSRIDGLVVSPRPSACKKLRGYKDLWRIRFGDHRIVYIIDDDHKTVSVTRIAHRRDVYEQ